In the Streptomyces fradiae ATCC 10745 = DSM 40063 genome, one interval contains:
- a CDS encoding anti-sigma regulatory factor — MSQIAGEPGTQDFVEVRLPAAGAYLSVLRTATAGLAARLDFTLDEIEDLRIAVDEACAILLQQAVAGSVLSCVFRLIDDSLEVTVSAPTTDGRAPERDTFAWTVLSALAGKVDSSVADDRTVSISLYKQRGAGPGPA, encoded by the coding sequence GTGTCCCAGATCGCAGGCGAGCCCGGGACCCAGGACTTCGTGGAAGTCCGGCTGCCCGCTGCGGGTGCCTACCTGTCCGTGCTGCGTACGGCCACGGCCGGCCTCGCGGCGCGCTTGGACTTCACCCTCGACGAGATCGAGGACCTGCGCATCGCGGTCGACGAGGCCTGCGCCATCCTGCTGCAGCAGGCCGTGGCCGGGTCGGTCCTGAGCTGCGTGTTCCGGCTGATCGACGACTCGCTGGAGGTGACGGTGTCCGCCCCGACGACGGACGGCCGGGCGCCGGAGCGGGACACGTTCGCGTGGACGGTCCTGTCCGCCCTGGCGGGCAAGGTGGACTCGTCGGTCGCCGACGACCGCACGGTCTCCATCAGCCTGTACAAACAGCGCGGCGCGGGACCCGGGCCGGCGTGA
- a CDS encoding 1-aminocyclopropane-1-carboxylate deaminase/D-cysteine desulfhydrase produces MPSPLRAAEDERFARRGVRLLLKRDDLIHPELVGNKWRKLAPNLAGAAGRPVLTFGGAYSNHLRATAAAGRLLGFPTVGVVRGDELAGRPLNPVLEQCAADGMRLVFVDRATYRAKRDPRVVARLLREAPEGAVVVPEGGSNAAAVRGCAELGRELRGRADVVAVACGTGGTLAGLAAGLAPGQRALGVPVLRGGFLGAEVRALQESAFGGPAGTWSLDDRFHFGGYGRVAPELAAFAADFSARHGLPVERLYVAKMLYALVALAEEGAFAPGTTVAAVVTGRPDPDTGSRG; encoded by the coding sequence CTGCCGTCGCCGCTGCGGGCGGCCGAGGACGAGCGGTTCGCCCGGCGGGGCGTGCGGCTGCTGCTCAAGCGGGACGACCTGATCCACCCGGAGCTGGTGGGCAACAAGTGGCGGAAGCTGGCACCGAACCTCGCCGGGGCGGCGGGGCGCCCGGTCCTCACCTTCGGCGGGGCCTACTCCAACCACCTGCGGGCCACGGCCGCGGCCGGGCGGCTGCTGGGCTTCCCGACCGTCGGGGTGGTCCGGGGCGACGAGCTGGCCGGCCGGCCGCTCAACCCGGTGCTGGAGCAGTGCGCGGCGGACGGGATGCGGCTGGTGTTCGTGGACCGGGCGACGTACCGGGCCAAGCGCGACCCGCGGGTGGTGGCCCGGCTGCTGCGGGAGGCCCCGGAGGGCGCGGTGGTCGTCCCGGAGGGCGGCAGCAACGCGGCGGCGGTGCGCGGCTGCGCGGAGCTGGGCCGCGAGCTGCGGGGCCGCGCGGACGTGGTGGCGGTGGCGTGCGGCACCGGCGGGACGCTGGCCGGGCTGGCGGCGGGCCTGGCGCCCGGGCAGCGGGCGCTGGGCGTGCCGGTGCTCAGGGGCGGCTTCCTCGGGGCGGAGGTGCGCGCGCTGCAGGAGTCCGCCTTCGGCGGGCCGGCCGGCACGTGGAGCCTGGACGACCGCTTCCACTTCGGCGGGTACGGGCGGGTCGCGCCGGAGCTGGCGGCGTTCGCGGCGGACTTCTCGGCGCGGCACGGGCTGCCGGTGGAGCGGCTGTACGTCGCCAAGATGCTGTACGCGCTGGTCGCGCTCGCCGAGGAGGGCGCCTTCGCACCCGGTACGACGGTCGCCGCGGTGGTGACCGGACGGCCGGATCCGGACACGGGGTCCAGGGGGTGA